One genomic window of Campylobacter sp. MIT 99-7217 includes the following:
- a CDS encoding acyl carrier protein, which yields MKEIKELFKAIEREDITSEMNNLISDDIIDSIDIMALVAEIEKSYGKALEADFIRAENFESFEAISKMLKEAFG from the coding sequence ATGAAAGAAATTAAAGAGCTTTTTAAGGCTATTGAAAGAGAGGATATTACGAGTGAGATGAATAATCTTATTAGCGATGATATCATAGATAGCATTGATATAATGGCCTTGGTAGCTGAGATAGAAAAAAGCTATGGTAAGGCCTTGGAGGCTGATTTTATAAGGGCTGAAAATTTTGAAAGCTTTGAAGCTATTAGCAAGATGCTAAAAGAGGCCTTTGGCTAA
- a CDS encoding ABC transporter substrate-binding protein, translating into MKKLTCVFLVLTSLLFAVQPKAGEKLASNQIFTYNAGAAPQSLDPAKVEGVPEGIFARNLFETLIISDVDDKIKPGVAIKWEHSNDYKTWTFTLRKDAKWSNGDPVLASDFVFAWKRLADPKTASPYASFLNYMKLKNASSIISGRMPSSSLGVEAKDDYTLVLHLEDSVPYADLLTQFYVLSPVPQKVVEKLGDSWSDPKNIVTNGAFKIDSLVVNEEAILSKNPYYWDAKNVVLDKVRLLQIANQSVAYTRYRAGSLDVSKFPLELFDSIKKDYPKELTIGPSLCTYFYEFNVKKPPFNDVKVRKALTMSLDRDILTDQILKQGQKPAYTFSPPAIQGASAIVAPEYSKWSKQKRNEEAIKLLEQAGYSKAKPLNFTLLYNTNEDHKKLALAVSSIWKQNLKGLVNVKLQNQEWKTFLSTRRLGQQQMSRAAWCSDYNEASSFLNTFTTGSSNNQGGFSNAQFDEMMKTATKAKTDEERAKIYAKAEEILYNEAALAPAYFYTESQIIKPYVRGYKIKPSRSYYFKDVYILEH; encoded by the coding sequence ATGAAAAAATTAACCTGTGTCTTTTTGGTTTTAACCAGCTTGCTTTTCGCTGTGCAGCCTAAGGCTGGAGAAAAGCTTGCTTCAAATCAAATTTTTACCTATAACGCAGGAGCAGCTCCGCAATCCTTAGATCCTGCTAAGGTTGAGGGTGTTCCTGAGGGTATTTTTGCAAGAAATTTATTTGAAACTCTTATCATTTCTGATGTAGATGATAAGATAAAGCCTGGTGTTGCTATAAAATGGGAGCATAGCAATGATTATAAAACTTGGACCTTTACGCTTAGAAAAGACGCTAAGTGGTCAAATGGAGATCCTGTTTTAGCAAGTGATTTTGTTTTTGCGTGGAAAAGGCTAGCTGATCCAAAAACAGCTTCTCCTTATGCTTCTTTTTTGAACTACATGAAGCTTAAAAATGCCTCTTCTATCATCAGTGGCAGAATGCCATCAAGCTCTCTTGGAGTAGAGGCAAAAGATGATTATACCCTTGTTTTGCACTTGGAAGATTCTGTGCCTTATGCTGATTTGCTTACTCAGTTTTATGTGCTTTCTCCTGTGCCTCAAAAGGTAGTTGAAAAATTGGGCGATTCTTGGAGTGATCCTAAAAATATCGTTACCAACGGAGCTTTCAAGATTGATTCTTTGGTTGTGAATGAAGAGGCGATTTTATCTAAAAATCCTTATTATTGGGATGCGAAAAATGTCGTGTTAGATAAGGTAAGATTACTTCAAATCGCAAATCAATCAGTAGCTTATACTCGCTATAGAGCGGGCAGTCTTGATGTGTCTAAATTCCCTTTAGAACTTTTTGATAGCATTAAAAAAGATTATCCAAAAGAGCTTACCATAGGACCTAGCCTTTGTACTTATTTTTATGAATTTAATGTAAAAAAACCTCCTTTTAATGATGTGAAAGTTCGTAAAGCCTTAACTATGTCTTTGGATAGAGATATACTCACTGATCAAATTCTTAAACAAGGGCAAAAACCAGCTTATACCTTTTCTCCGCCTGCTATTCAAGGAGCTTCAGCTATAGTTGCACCTGAGTATTCAAAATGGAGTAAGCAAAAAAGAAATGAAGAAGCTATCAAGCTTTTAGAGCAAGCTGGTTATAGCAAGGCTAAGCCTTTAAATTTCACTCTTTTATACAATACAAATGAAGATCATAAAAAACTAGCCCTTGCTGTTTCTTCTATTTGGAAGCAAAATTTAAAAGGACTTGTCAATGTCAAGCTTCAAAATCAAGAATGGAAAACCTTTCTTTCAACCAGACGCTTAGGTCAGCAACAAATGTCAAGAGCTGCTTGGTGTTCTGATTATAATGAAGCAAGTAGCTTCTTAAATACTTTTACAACAGGTTCTTCAAACAATCAAGGTGGTTTTTCAAATGCTCAGTTTGATGAGATGATGAAAACAGCTACAAAAGCAAAGACTGATGAGGAAAGAGCTAAAATTTATGCTAAGGCAGAGGAAATTCTTTACAATGAAGCAGCTCTTGCTCCAGCTTACTTCTATACAGAGTCTCAGATCATCAAACCTTATGTAAGAGGATATAAGATCAAACCTTCAAGAAGTTATTACTTTAAAGATGTTTATATTTTAGAACATTGA
- the oppB gene encoding oligopeptide ABC transporter permease OppB — protein sequence MLKFIFFRILQALPTLFVLITVSFFLMRLAPGSPFMGEVAYPPEVMANINAKYGLDKPLLVQYLTYLGSLLQGDFGPSFVYKDLSVNDLLAQAFPVSISLGIIAFCFAVVIGVSIGITAALNQNSILDYCVMAFAMIGVVLPSFIIAPLLVLIFAINLEFLPSGGWNNGDPKFMILPVAALCIAYMAAIARITRGSMIEILHSDFIRTARSKGLSSLRILFKHALKPALIPVVSYLSPAFVGIITGSVVIETLFTIPGVGQLFVNGALNRDYSLVLSLTIIVGALTILFNAIADILYAFLDPKITH from the coding sequence GTGTTAAAATTTATATTTTTTCGTATCTTACAAGCTTTACCTACCTTATTTGTGCTTATTACAGTCTCATTTTTTTTAATGAGACTAGCACCTGGAAGTCCCTTTATGGGCGAAGTGGCTTATCCTCCTGAGGTAATGGCAAATATCAATGCCAAATACGGACTTGATAAACCTTTGCTTGTTCAGTATCTTACTTATCTTGGTTCTTTGTTGCAAGGAGATTTTGGACCAAGTTTTGTTTATAAGGATCTTTCTGTTAATGATCTTTTAGCCCAAGCCTTTCCAGTATCGATTAGCTTAGGCATTATAGCCTTTTGTTTTGCTGTGGTTATTGGCGTAAGCATAGGTATCACAGCAGCTTTAAATCAAAACAGCATTTTAGATTACTGCGTTATGGCTTTTGCTATGATAGGGGTTGTTTTACCAAGCTTTATCATAGCTCCTTTGCTTGTTTTGATCTTTGCTATAAATTTGGAGTTTTTACCATCAGGTGGTTGGAACAACGGCGATCCTAAATTTATGATCTTGCCTGTAGCTGCTCTTTGTATAGCTTATATGGCAGCAATTGCTAGGATTACAAGAGGTTCTATGATAGAAATTTTGCATTCTGATTTTATACGAACAGCAAGATCTAAAGGACTTTCATCATTAAGAATTCTTTTTAAACATGCCTTAAAACCAGCCTTAATTCCGGTAGTTTCTTATCTTTCTCCAGCCTTTGTGGGTATTATCACAGGCTCAGTTGTAATAGAAACCTTGTTTACCATACCAGGAGTAGGACAGCTCTTTGTAAATGGGGCCTTAAATAGAGATTATTCTTTGGTGCTTTCTCTTACTATCATTGTAGGAGCACTAACCATACTCTTTAATGCCATAGCTGATATACTCTATGCCTTTTTAGATCCTAAGATCACTCACTAA
- the oppC gene encoding oligopeptide ABC transporter permease OppC produces MIVFNKNKQVALNLEQSLNINLEELRSTWESQASYALENEQKTLKGRSLWQNAMRRFVRNKAAIASVILILIVLFFSFFGSYLSGFNYDDTDFSLMDSSPSFASGHYFGTDNLGRDLFVRVAIGGKISLLVGIAGALMAIIIGVIYGASSGFLGGKIDIVMMRILEIFSALPFMFFVILLVTFFGQSLFLIFVAIGAVSWLDMARIVRGQTLSLKNKEFVQAALVCGVSTSGIIFKHIVPNLLGVVVVYASLLVPSMILFESFLSFLGLGVQEPLSSWGSLMNDGVSSMEQTPWLVAFPATFLVITLFCFNFIGDGLRDALDPKDR; encoded by the coding sequence ATGATAGTTTTTAACAAAAATAAGCAAGTTGCCTTAAATTTGGAACAAAGCTTAAATATAAATTTAGAAGAGCTAAGAAGCACTTGGGAAAGCCAAGCTAGCTATGCTTTGGAAAATGAGCAAAAAACACTTAAGGGAAGAAGCCTTTGGCAAAATGCGATGAGGCGTTTTGTGCGTAATAAAGCGGCCATAGCCTCAGTTATACTTATACTTATAGTGCTTTTCTTTTCTTTTTTTGGCTCTTATTTAAGTGGCTTTAACTACGATGATACAGATTTTTCTTTAATGGATTCAAGTCCAAGCTTTGCTAGCGGGCATTATTTTGGCACGGATAATCTTGGCAGGGATTTATTTGTTCGTGTTGCTATTGGGGGTAAAATTTCTTTGCTTGTAGGTATAGCAGGTGCTTTAATGGCTATAATCATTGGGGTCATTTATGGGGCAAGTTCAGGCTTTTTGGGAGGCAAGATTGATATTGTGATGATGAGGATCTTAGAGATCTTTTCTGCTCTTCCTTTTATGTTTTTTGTGATCTTGCTCGTTACTTTTTTTGGTCAAAGTCTTTTTTTGATCTTTGTGGCCATTGGGGCTGTAAGCTGGCTTGATATGGCAAGGATAGTAAGAGGGCAAACCCTAAGCCTTAAAAATAAAGAATTCGTCCAAGCTGCCTTGGTTTGTGGGGTTAGCACAAGTGGGATTATCTTTAAGCATATAGTGCCAAATTTACTTGGAGTGGTGGTCGTTTATGCTTCTTTATTAGTTCCTAGCATGATACTTTTTGAATCCTTTTTAAGCTTCTTAGGACTTGGGGTGCAAGAGCCACTAAGCTCTTGGGGTTCTTTGATGAATGATGGGGTAAGTTCTATGGAGCAAACCCCTTGGCTTGTAGCCTTTCCAGCTACTTTTTTGGTTATCACCTTATTTTGCTTTAATTTCATAGGTGATGGGCTAAGAGATGCACTAGATCCTAAGGATAGATGA
- a CDS encoding oligopeptide/dipeptide ABC transporter ATP-binding protein: MLLEVRNLEVSFKTPDGIVRAVNDLSFDLKEGQTLGIVGESGSGKSQSVFALLGLLAKNSIVKGSVLFEGKEILNLKPKDMNHLRSEKMSIVFQDSMTALNPYVKLGDQLCEVLTVHKGLSYKEAFKECVAMLDAVKIPESKKRMNQYPHELSGGMRQRIMIAMALLCKPKLLIADEPTTALDVTVQAQIMALLKELQKELGMAIILITHDLGVVAGACDEVLVMYAGRLMEYTKADEVFYHPSHPYTLGLMKTIPRLDIQQDELNLIPGNPPDLLNLPKGCAFAPRCAFAKQICMNKPPLEELAPHKKRACFAPVEAVLRSF, translated from the coding sequence ATGTTATTAGAAGTAAGAAATTTAGAAGTAAGCTTTAAAACTCCTGATGGTATAGTAAGAGCGGTTAATGATCTAAGCTTTGATTTAAAAGAGGGACAAACCCTTGGCATAGTAGGCGAATCAGGCTCAGGCAAATCTCAATCCGTTTTCGCTCTTTTGGGACTTTTAGCTAAAAATAGCATAGTCAAAGGCTCTGTTTTATTTGAGGGCAAGGAAATCTTAAATTTAAAGCCTAAGGATATGAATCATTTGCGTTCTGAAAAGATGTCCATAGTCTTTCAAGACTCAATGACAGCACTTAATCCTTATGTAAAGCTTGGCGATCAGCTTTGCGAGGTTTTAACCGTGCATAAGGGCTTAAGTTATAAAGAAGCCTTTAAAGAGTGCGTAGCTATGCTTGATGCGGTTAAGATCCCTGAGTCTAAAAAGCGTATGAATCAATACCCACACGAGCTTAGCGGAGGTATGAGGCAAAGGATTATGATAGCTATGGCACTTTTATGCAAGCCCAAGCTTTTAATCGCTGATGAGCCAACTACAGCTTTAGATGTAACTGTTCAAGCTCAAATCATGGCTTTATTAAAAGAGCTTCAAAAAGAACTTGGCATGGCTATCATACTTATCACTCATGATTTGGGTGTGGTTGCTGGTGCTTGTGATGAAGTTTTGGTGATGTATGCAGGAAGGCTTATGGAATACACCAAGGCAGACGAGGTCTTTTACCACCCAAGCCACCCTTACACCCTAGGGCTTATGAAAACCATACCTCGCCTTGATATACAACAAGATGAGCTAAATTTAATACCCGGAAATCCTCCTGATTTATTAAATTTACCAAAGGGTTGTGCCTTTGCTCCAAGATGTGCCTTTGCTAAGCAAATTTGTATGAACAAACCCCCTTTAGAAGAGCTTGCTCCTCATAAAAAAAGGGCTTGTTTTGCCCCTGTTGAAGCTGTTTTAAGGAGTTTTTGA
- the oppF gene encoding murein tripeptide/oligopeptide ABC transporter ATP binding protein OppF, with protein sequence MKEVLLEVNDLSVFYKIKSNQGFFGNKKIKMKAVSKISFKLYKGETLGIVGESGCGKSSLAKALLGLNKDIEGSILWLGKHIEKQDKKQWKSTRKDIQMIFQDPLASLNPRMSIGDIIAEPLKTHFPKLSASEVRKKVRSIMQKVGLLPNLINRYPHEFSGGQCQRIGIARALILEPKLIVCDEPVSALDVSIQAQVVNLLKSLQLQNQLSLIFIAHDLSIIKHISDRVLVMYLGNLVELANYEQIYNETKHPYTKALMSAVPIPDPKIEKTKQIQLLEGDLPSPINPPSGCVFRTRCPLADENCAKNKPELREKNEHFYACFKVEA encoded by the coding sequence ATGAAAGAGGTACTTTTAGAGGTAAATGATCTTAGCGTTTTTTATAAGATTAAAAGCAATCAAGGCTTTTTTGGCAATAAAAAAATCAAAATGAAAGCCGTCAGCAAGATAAGCTTTAAGCTTTATAAGGGCGAAACCTTAGGTATAGTGGGTGAGTCAGGCTGTGGTAAATCAAGTCTTGCTAAGGCTCTTTTAGGGCTTAATAAAGATATTGAAGGCTCTATACTTTGGCTTGGAAAGCACATAGAAAAGCAAGATAAAAAGCAGTGGAAAAGCACCAGAAAGGACATTCAAATGATCTTTCAAGACCCTCTTGCTTCCTTAAATCCTAGAATGAGTATAGGAGATATCATAGCAGAGCCTTTAAAAACGCATTTTCCAAAGCTAAGTGCTAGCGAGGTTCGCAAAAAGGTTCGATCCATTATGCAAAAGGTTGGTTTGTTGCCAAATTTAATCAATCGCTATCCACACGAGTTTTCAGGGGGTCAGTGCCAAAGGATAGGCATAGCAAGGGCTTTGATCTTAGAGCCTAAGCTCATAGTTTGCGATGAGCCTGTTTCTGCTTTAGATGTGTCTATTCAAGCTCAGGTTGTAAATTTGCTAAAAAGTTTGCAGCTTCAAAACCAGCTTTCACTCATCTTTATCGCTCATGATCTTTCTATCATTAAGCATATTTCTGATAGGGTTTTGGTGATGTATCTTGGAAATTTGGTCGAACTTGCTAATTATGAGCAAATTTACAATGAAACCAAGCATCCTTACACTAAGGCTTTGATGTCTGCTGTGCCTATACCTGATCCAAAGATAGAAAAAACCAAGCAAATACAGCTTTTAGAAGGGGATTTACCCTCTCCTATCAATCCTCCAAGTGGCTGCGTGTTTAGAACTCGCTGTCCTTTAGCTGATGAAAACTGCGCTAAAAATAAGCCTGAGTTAAGGGAAAAAAACGAGCATTTTTACGCTTGTTTTAAGGTAGAAGCTTGA
- a CDS encoding major outer membrane protein, producing the protein MKKTIKLSLVAALACVGLSTAHAATALEEAIKDVKIDGNLRYRFSSGEWKDGDNYKSIDGHSNITGKQVHNVRVRLGALVQLGYGLNFYGQLQHLSSDRSFPQNSGYNGNNGQTNTSTPFNLRQAYLGYNYEDLELKLGRQGLTTIWDDGMVAMGALASYSGLEGTKLSVFGLDNFENDGDRVFGNNGKGGIGSILGATPANGRVGNTRLKTDAIGNTEASDFLFRQNFLGASMVGSYDLGFASLKPQIWLGYLDNRALFYVLDVRYKMPIIEGLDWGFQFDYLGNSIDSFTKDRFASWDANGQKIKDNLDNGNLINFSGTIEAYGFDAKLGFVTYGKEKVFTINTLEEDGKLGMPGRQIKYLQGSNYTNSFGKNTFAYTNIGYTFNDFRAGIQVVIGGTKTGLGNQDAAKIGGGQKNEYVVDLTYKLGKKLDFLLWYSMLDYNAKDGTASKPDTKGKKNTARFQALYKF; encoded by the coding sequence ATGAAAAAAACAATAAAGCTCAGTTTAGTGGCAGCACTTGCCTGTGTAGGACTAAGCACAGCTCACGCAGCAACAGCGCTTGAAGAAGCCATCAAAGATGTGAAAATAGATGGTAACTTAAGATACCGCTTTTCTTCTGGTGAATGGAAAGATGGAGATAACTACAAATCTATAGACGGACATTCAAACATTACAGGAAAACAAGTACACAATGTAAGGGTTAGACTAGGAGCCTTAGTTCAGCTTGGTTATGGCTTAAATTTTTACGGACAACTTCAGCATCTTTCTTCAGATAGAAGCTTTCCTCAAAATTCAGGATATAATGGAAATAACGGACAAACCAACACAAGCACCCCATTTAACCTACGCCAAGCCTACTTAGGTTATAACTATGAAGATCTTGAACTTAAATTAGGACGACAAGGACTCACAACAATATGGGACGATGGAATGGTTGCTATGGGAGCTTTGGCTTCTTACTCTGGTTTAGAAGGCACAAAGCTTTCTGTCTTTGGACTTGATAATTTCGAAAATGACGGCGATAGAGTGTTTGGAAACAACGGAAAAGGTGGGATTGGAAGCATACTAGGTGCTACTCCTGCTAATGGTCGTGTAGGCAATACAAGGCTAAAAACAGATGCGATCGGAAATACAGAAGCAAGTGATTTTCTTTTTAGACAAAATTTCTTAGGTGCTTCTATGGTGGGTTCTTATGATCTTGGTTTTGCTTCACTCAAACCTCAAATTTGGCTAGGCTATCTTGACAATAGAGCCTTGTTCTATGTCCTTGATGTGCGTTATAAAATGCCTATCATTGAAGGTTTAGACTGGGGCTTTCAATTTGACTACCTTGGAAATTCTATCGACAGCTTCACAAAGGATAGATTTGCTTCTTGGGATGCAAATGGACAAAAAATCAAAGACAATCTCGACAATGGTAACTTGATTAACTTCTCAGGAACCATAGAAGCTTACGGCTTTGACGCAAAACTTGGTTTTGTTACCTATGGTAAGGAAAAAGTCTTTACGATCAATACCTTAGAAGAAGATGGCAAACTTGGTATGCCGGGTCGTCAAATCAAATATCTTCAAGGCTCAAACTACACCAATAGCTTTGGTAAAAATACCTTTGCCTACACAAACATAGGCTATACCTTTAATGACTTTAGAGCCGGGATACAAGTTGTTATAGGAGGCACAAAAACAGGTCTTGGCAACCAAGATGCAGCAAAGATCGGTGGAGGTCAGAAAAATGAATATGTTGTTGATCTTACCTATAAGCTTGGTAAAAAACTTGACTTTTTGCTTTGGTATTCTATGCTTGATTATAATGCTAAAGATGGCACTGCAAGCAAGCCAGATACAAAGGGTAAGAAAAATACAGCTCGTTTCCAAGCCCTCTATAAATTTTAA
- a CDS encoding 3'(2'),5'-bisphosphate nucleotidase CysQ encodes MNLDDLLELALSASHEASKAILKEKQNPQIWQKNDRSPLTSADLASNEALCKILKKSNIPICSEEQILPFEQRKNLPYFWLIDPLDGTKGFIKGSDEYCILIALIQGQRPILALIEQPEKENLFYAHQQSKLFKNHAEFIPDESFFLQNKKKLLLSVHHPNPQSKEFMDKNDLEAIKISSALKFNALCNGEAGVYRRIESLHSWDIAAGDFLVNHGGGLMCDLSLKPILYNQESFLCPSFIAVSRKEFLTNLVG; translated from the coding sequence ATGAATTTAGATGACTTACTTGAACTTGCCCTTAGTGCAAGCCATGAGGCTTCTAAGGCAATTTTAAAAGAAAAACAAAACCCACAAATTTGGCAAAAAAATGACCGAAGTCCCCTAACTTCAGCCGACCTTGCCTCCAACGAAGCCCTATGCAAAATCCTTAAAAAAAGCAATATCCCCATTTGCTCTGAAGAACAAATTCTTCCCTTTGAACAAAGAAAAAATTTGCCTTATTTTTGGCTCATTGATCCTTTAGATGGAACAAAGGGCTTTATCAAGGGCAGTGATGAATACTGCATTTTAATTGCTCTTATTCAAGGACAAAGACCTATTTTAGCACTCATAGAACAGCCTGAAAAAGAAAATCTTTTCTATGCTCACCAGCAGAGCAAACTTTTCAAAAATCACGCTGAATTTATACCTGATGAATCCTTTTTTTTACAAAACAAAAAAAAGCTTTTACTTAGCGTTCATCACCCTAATCCTCAAAGCAAAGAATTTATGGATAAAAATGATTTAGAAGCAATTAAAATTTCTTCAGCTTTAAAATTTAATGCTCTTTGTAATGGCGAGGCTGGGGTTTATAGACGCATAGAAAGCCTGCATTCTTGGGATATAGCTGCTGGAGATTTTTTAGTTAATCATGGTGGTGGTCTTATGTGTGATTTAAGCTTAAAACCCATACTTTATAACCAAGAAAGCTTCTTGTGTCCTTCTTTTATCGCTGTTTCTAGGAAAGAATTTCTAACAAATTTAGTAGGCTGA
- a CDS encoding efflux transporter outer membrane subunit, which yields MRKFHLFLFVCILSFSACTLKPSLKLKEASYTAKEQAFLVDKQWWRAFNDEDLNALMQEALKNNTDLKIAFVRFEMAAENLGIDRSALFPKADGSASGTRARTPKNLSGAREGSISNQYSLGLNLSYELDLWGKLRDQWGAASKAYEASALDFEVARLSLSANVAKLYFNAINLARQVEILEKSVQSYEETYLLKSEQYNVGTISEYELYNFKAQLDSAKAQLVSAKLNKDANEKALTILVSSDFDKILYSSFDKKEIQKFNIDLPEGISSGILLQRPDVAAALKRLEQSNYLVGVARAAFLPSISLTGLLGYQSRDLDTLVKAGSGAWSAGASFAMPIFHWGEIKSNVNLAKLAKDEAFLNYENTLKTAFSEIRTALINRQGAYENEVNYANLLSAQEKIYSLAQIRYESGSISLNDLLDAQRNYLNAQINFVNSNYEVLSSLVEVFKNFGGGFNTKEDLEDNTQENAKNLDMSFRE from the coding sequence ATGCGTAAATTTCACTTGTTTTTATTTGTGTGTATCCTAAGTTTTAGTGCTTGCACCTTAAAACCGAGTTTAAAACTCAAAGAAGCAAGTTATACAGCTAAAGAACAAGCCTTTCTTGTTGATAAACAATGGTGGAGAGCCTTTAACGACGAAGATTTAAATGCTCTCATGCAAGAAGCTTTAAAAAACAATACCGATCTTAAAATAGCTTTTGTGCGTTTTGAAATGGCGGCTGAAAATTTAGGGATTGATCGTAGTGCTTTATTTCCAAAAGCCGATGGTTCAGCTTCTGGCACAAGAGCTAGGACACCTAAAAATCTTAGTGGTGCAAGAGAGGGTTCTATAAGCAACCAATACTCACTAGGTTTGAATTTAAGTTATGAGCTTGATTTATGGGGTAAGCTAAGAGATCAATGGGGTGCTGCTTCAAAGGCTTATGAGGCTTCAGCACTTGACTTTGAAGTGGCAAGATTAAGCCTTAGTGCAAATGTTGCTAAGCTTTATTTTAACGCCATAAATTTAGCCAGACAGGTTGAAATTTTAGAAAAAAGTGTTCAAAGCTATGAAGAAACTTACCTACTTAAATCAGAACAATACAATGTCGGCACGATCAGCGAATACGAACTTTATAACTTTAAAGCCCAGCTTGACTCTGCAAAAGCCCAGCTTGTAAGTGCAAAACTCAACAAAGACGCCAATGAAAAGGCTTTGACCATACTTGTTTCAAGCGATTTTGATAAAATTTTATATTCAAGCTTTGATAAAAAAGAAATCCAAAAATTTAATATCGATCTGCCTGAGGGTATAAGTAGTGGAATTTTACTTCAAAGACCTGATGTTGCAGCTGCTTTAAAAAGACTTGAGCAAAGCAACTATCTTGTAGGTGTTGCAAGGGCAGCTTTTTTACCAAGCATTTCTTTAACAGGGCTTTTAGGCTATCAAAGTAGGGATTTAGATACCTTAGTTAAAGCTGGTAGTGGGGCTTGGAGTGCTGGGGCTAGTTTTGCGATGCCAATTTTTCATTGGGGCGAAATCAAATCAAATGTAAATTTAGCCAAACTTGCCAAAGATGAAGCCTTTTTAAATTATGAAAATACTCTAAAAACAGCATTTTCTGAGATAAGAACCGCTCTTATCAACAGGCAAGGAGCATATGAAAATGAGGTTAATTATGCAAATTTATTGAGTGCCCAAGAAAAGATTTACTCCTTAGCTCAAATTCGCTATGAAAGCGGGAGCATAAGCTTAAACGATCTTTTAGATGCTCAAAGAAATTATCTTAATGCGCAGATTAATTTTGTGAATTCAAACTACGAAGTTCTAAGCTCCTTAGTTGAGGTATTTAAAAACTTTGGTGGGGGATTTAACACCAAGGAGGACTTAGAAGATAACACCCAAGAAAATGCCAAAAATCTTGATATGAGTTTTAGGGAGTAG